The genomic DNA CTGGATCTCCCCAGGTTGAGCAGATGACTCCAGTTTggctaaatgctaacagctaaacTCATCACAGCATCTGGGATTATAAAAAGCAAGGAACTCGTCAGCTGAGtcactgacccctgacctttttCGAGTAAAGAACTGCAGGGGCACTGCGACCTTCGTCCTCCAGGGGGCTCCATTCTAGAGCAGGTACCCCGGCCTGGAAGAGACACGTCGTTAAAGCAGGTCGCAATAAAGTGGCGTTGGCCGCACAAGTCAGCTCACCCTCTCCACCACTCTGATGAACCCGGGCAGGGTTGTGTCCTGGAGCATCTTCTTGGCGTTGGTGTGAAGGTACACCCCCTCCTTCTCAAATATCAACTGGAAAAACCAGAGGTGTGTGAGCCCCATCGCAGatacctgctgctcctccgtctgaagagcagctgcaggaggctccATAAAAACCGAATTTAGCTTCATTTCGTCCTGGCAGATTCAGCTTTGTAGCCCATGCAAACCTCATTTCCTGTTATATTTGTGATTAGACACAGATCAGCGTCTTTCACCTGCTGTTGCAACCACCTGAAAACTGGTTCCACCACCCTGGTtggactgggacaggggggaATGGACTGGTTGAGCTGGGACAGCGTCATTTGAGTTACAGTGGTATTTAAGTTACAGTTGTTATTATGAACGGATCACCGGGTCAAATCAAACGTTTGAGGCAGGTGACCGATAACAGCTGAGGGATCACGTGACCAGTGTGGCTGTTGTCAGATCAGACAGAAAACTTCTATTAAGACCCATTTATTGTCATGTCAGCTGCTATTGTCTGGCGTTCTTTACAGAGTTTAACTTAACACGGAAACACATACTGCTGGTTTAAAGCCCAACAACTTTTTCGCCGCTAGCTGGTGTTATTGTAAACACAGTGCTAGCTGGAAAAGCTAACGTTGGTCCACGACGTCACAATGGACAAATATCGAGATTCAACGGTTTGATTACGATATTAAAATATTGTGAAACAAAGAAATACCTTGTAATCCTCGACACTTTGCTCCATTTTCGGTCACCCTGATTTCGTTTATTCCTAAATAACATTTACGTCATACTTCCGGTTCTtcgaagccccgcccaccggcGCCGTTGCGCAGCAGATCCAATCAGATCACCGGAAATGTGACGTTCATCGcttattattgtttatttctATTGATCATGTGGTTTCTGTAATAACTGTGTCAACCGGAGTTGTTCAGATTTATGGAGCTTTCAATGCTGCCTTCACGTTCACaagtgttttaaatgttttacataGGCGTCACATCGAACTCTtgtattttaaataattcatgAAGGAAAATAATTTATGAATGTGGAAGAGGATTGGATTCATATTTAAACATGATTTTTCTTTATTAGTTTTTTATTGGGTatttaaattacttttttaaattattaatattCATTTCTCTTGTATTTACTAGAGGTTTTTCCACAAAGTACCCAATGTAACTGACCAAGTGTTAATGTTAGCGCTGTAAATGATGcctgttaaaatgttaaaaaatctCTTTTAGAATCAAAAGCAATGATTTTTCACCCAGTCCGTGATTCTGGTTCATATTTATGGTTAAACACACGTGCCGTGACAAACCGTGCGTGTGTTAAATTTGAGCTTTTTCGCCGTTTCAcccaaacaggaaacaacaacTCCACGAAGACGCTTCTTCCGGTCAGGAGGCGGGGTCGAACACGTGCACGAGAGTGCAAGCGAGAACGAGCCCGCCCATTGCGCTCTGTCACGTGTTCGACGTGCGCTCGGATTGGAGTCAGTCACGGCTGACGTCAGAGATGCGTCAAGTCAGACCGGGAAAACAACACCGGAAACTGTCGGTAGATTTCAAATTAAGATTTAACACAAGCGTGAGTTTTGCCTTGATTACAGGTGTAATATCTGAAAATATCTCCAATTGAAAAATCTGGGGGTGGAAATGCTACAAAACCGGACTTCCTTGTTCATTTCTAAGTCAATAGTGtctcaaaatttaaaaaaaagatttaatcaTGAAAGTTTTGTTTTATTGGATTTTTGCACTTTACGGTTAAAATGCGTCAAATTCTAGGATAAGAACTTTTACTTTAAGTGAGAGTTTTCTAAATTCAACACCAATTTAATCTTAGAagattaatttttaaaaaaaatcttcctaaTCCGGAAAATGCTTTTTTCAGGTGGTCATTGAACTTCTTGGATCTTTAGCTTCATCTTAAGTATTTACTAATCACACATATAAAGAATGAATTAAATGAGCTTGGTTGTTAATTAAAATTTGCTGCTGAACCCAGCTGAGATGCTCAGGAGACTCTCCGTGGATCACCAACTTCTCCTGGACCCCCTGTCGAGTCTCATCACCGTTTGCTTCCtcacaataaaataatttacaACATTTTAACAACGACATgtacaaaaacaataaatgcaAAGATTTAGAATCTAGCGGCcctattttattttggaaaatcaTACCGGAAATGCCGAGATCCAACCTGGCTCACTTGCTGTTGGTGTAAAATCTCGCTGGGGGAGAGAAGCTTTGGAGGAGGCTCATCTTTGAGATTAAAATAAGTCAAGTTTAGAGCTGAAAAGCGGCACCGAAGGAAGCCAACAGGTAGGTGAACCCCCCCCCGTCCGCCCGCCTCATTAGCTGCGCGACTCGGCTCTGGTGGAGCCTGGAAACATGGAGGTGCTGATCGGTTCCACGGTGGGGAGACAGTCCgattaaacaacaacaacaacaacaacagcagcagctgccgcgGTGCCTGAACCCGCAGGGAAAACCCGCAGATAGTCACGCAGGCGGGTCGAGTTTTAGCAGGCTAACGATTCCAACGATGTGGAGCTAACGGAGGCTACACGAGTTAGCATCGGGACGGCATCCgacccttttttttgtcttctctcCAGGTATCACCAGCACCGGAACATCTCTCCCCTGGATCTCCAGCCACATTGTGTTCAAAGTGCCTCTCTGCCAactccatcatcttcatcctcaccctcatcatcctcatcgctGCACCCTCACCAGTGCAACAGACAACAGCCTTTTCACCAGCAGGACCCAGACAGCGAGCGGTCCCTTGAAGCTACATGTCACTGCAGTGTCCAGCCCATCAGCGTTCCTCACTTAAAGTTCTCAGCACCAGTATGGCCTCCATCACCCAGTCGNNNNNNNNNNNNNNNNNNNNNNNNNNNNNNNNNNNNNNNNNNNNNNNNNNNNNNNNNNNNNNNNNNNNNNNNNNNNNNNNNNNNNNNNNNNNNNNNNNNNGCACACGCGCTACGTTTCCCCACAACCGTTGGGAACCGAGCGAGCCTGCTAATGGGTTAGCTGTGCTGCTAGCTCGCTGGGGGGGTGTGGCTCCGCCCATAGTCAGTCTGccatgtaatgttgtttatgtctCATTCGAACTGGACAGTCTTCTGCCGGGTTTACACTCCCGATCACTCCTACGTCACCATCCGGAGCCGTCTGTCCTGTCGGGTTGGAGAGATTCTGGCTCTGGTCCGAGAGAAACTCCAGTACAGCGAAGATCAACCAGTTCAGCCCGGAAACCTCATCCTGGTGGCTGTGACCTCGGCGGGAGGTCAGCGCATCCGCCTCCTGCTCGCTGACCCTCGAGGACTGTTTGTGATGCTAACTGCTGCTCATGTCGTGTGCAGAAAAAGCCGTGTTTCGTCCGAGCGACGAGGCGGTTTTCACCACGTTGGGGGTCAACACTCACCTGTTCGCCTGTGAACCCTCTGAACTGGACTCACTGGTAAGAACTGGCCCGAATGACGGATCCATGATGAACCAATCAGATCGCAGCTGGGACAGACGAGCATGACGCAGTTGATCATGTAGCTTCTCACGGTGAccgcaaaggatgatgggatatattgtactaaatagtgtgtgtgtgtgtgtgtgtgtgtgtgtgtgtgtgtgtgtgtgtgtgtgtgtgtgtgtgtgtgtgtgtgtgtgtgtgtgtgtgtgtgtgtgtgtgtgtgcgtgtgtgcgtgtgtgcgtgtgtgcgtgtgtgcgtgtgtgcgcgtgtgtgtgtgcgcgcgcgtgcgtgcgtgcgtgtgtgtgtgtgtgcgcgcgcgtgcgtgcgtgcgtgtgtgtgtgtgtgtgcactcagcttcctcttcctgaagAGATCCACTGGTCTCCAGGTGACAGTAAACTTCACGACATGTcagcagaggaagtggccaATCAGCTGGTGGCGTTTGACTGGGAGCTCTTCAGCTGTGTACATGAggtcagtgacatcatcactttcttcttctgtgacaAAGAAAAAACTTGAATATCTTCTATAGGTGGAGTTTATGTGTTACGTGTTTCATGGTGAACAAGCCCGCTGGCGCCCCCTGAACCTGGAGCTGGTACTGCAGCGCTGCAGTGAGGTGCAGCACTGGGTTGCTACGGAGATCCTGCAGTGTCAATCACTGCCGAAGAGGATCCAGCTGCTCCGGAAATTCATCAAGATCTCAGCGCTgtgagtgatgatgatgatggtggtgatgatgatggtggtgatgatgaggatggtggtgatgatgaggatggtgatgatggtggtgatgatgatgatggtgaggatgatggtgatgatggtgatgatgatggtggtgatggtgatgatgatgatggtgaggatggtgaggatggtgaggatgatggtggtgatggtgatgatgatgatggtgatgatgatgatggtggtgatgaggatgatggtgatgatgatgatgatggtggtgatgatgttgatgatgatgatggtgatgatgatggtgatggtggtggtgatgatggtggtggtgatgatggtgatgttgatggtgatgatgatgatgatgatggtgatgatgatggtgatggtggtggtgatgatggtgatgttgatggtgatgttgatgatgatggtggtggtggtgatgatgatgatggtgaggatgatggtgatgatggtgatgatgatggtggtgatgatgatggtgaggatgatggtgatgatggtgatgatgatggtggtgatggtgatgatgaggatggtgatgatggtggtgatgatgatgatgatgatggtgatggtggtggtgatggtggtggtgatgatggtgatgttgatggtggtgatgatgatggtgaggatgatggtgatgatggtgatgatgatggtggtgatggtgatgatgaggatggtgatgatggtggtgatgatgatgatgatgatggtggactgtttgtgtgtgttccagctgtaaacagcagcaggacctgCTGTCCTTCCTCGCTGTGGTTCTTGGATTAGATAATCCAGCTGTCAACAGGTTGCGACTCACCTGGgaggtttgacctttgacctcatcgtGTTATTTAATCGCATCTCCGTGGGCATTTatcagcatttgtgtgtgttgtgtgtgttgtgtgtgtgtgtgttcagggtctcCCTGGGAAATTCAAAAAGCAGTTCCAGCAGTTTGAGAGCATTGCGGTGAGTTGAcattgatgctgatgaggatgatgaaggtgacCCGATCTCATCTGGATCTGTGGTACTTTTCCAGGACCCGTCCAGGAACCACAAGTCGTACCGAGACTTGATCACCAGGCCTGAGACCTCAGCTGATCCCCTTCACACCCCTGCTGCTCAAAGGTTCAGTGAGTAATGTGATTACACCAAATCACCTGAGCTCCAGAGAGCAGCACGTGTCGTGCTGGTcctggttaccatggagacaacCCACCAAGACGGAGAAAGCTGTTTGAATTTGTGAGGAGTCTCCCTCTTGTGGTTGAAAACACTACTGCAGGTTGAGCTCAAACCCCTCATGAAAACACTCCAGGAAAGACAGAAGCTCTTTGATCTGTCACATTAGTTTTAGATTCACTTTCAACttacttaaaaaaaacttgatttaaaataatccGAGcaaaatcatccatccatgaacACTTTCCTCTCTCAGATCTGACCTTCCTGCACGAGAGCTGCAAGACGTTCCACGGAGAACTCGTCAACTTCGAGAAGATGGTGAGTCGATTATTACCAGCAAGGAagctgattctgtgtgtgtgtgtgtgcgctttaTTCTAAATATCAGTATTTTTCAAAACTCTTCACGTAAACATCTTTTTTCAGCATAAAGTGGCAGAAATGGTTCGAACCATCAGAAGATACAGGAGCAGCCAGctgggtaacacacacacacgcacacacacacacacacacacacgcacacacacacacacaccacacacacacacagtgtgacaCATGTACTTGTGTTTGTACCTCCTTGACGCTTCCTTCTGTTTGATCTGGTAGCCATGGATACAGAGACGTCCCCCTCCCACCTACAGACGAAGGCCTACGTCAGACAGCTTCAGGTGATCGATAACCAGAACTGCTGTTCGAGATGTCCTGTAAGCTGGAACCCAAAGacacatgaggaggaggaggaggaggaggaggaggaggggttggGGGCGCCGGTCAGACAGGCAACGCTAACGGGTGACAGGtgaagaaccttcagaaccttccacagaacatgGGGCAGAGAACCACTCAGAACGTTGGTGACAGATGATGGAacacgtcatcaccatcatccatgTACATCCAATAATACCCATGATGCACTGAGGGCACAGATATCTTC from Takifugu rubripes chromosome 5, fTakRub1.2, whole genome shotgun sequence includes the following:
- the LOC115249980 gene encoding LOW QUALITY PROTEIN: rap guanine nucleotide exchange factor-like 1 (The sequence of the model RefSeq protein was modified relative to this genomic sequence to represent the inferred CDS: inserted 1 base in 1 codon; deleted 1 base in 1 codon) — protein: MLFMSHSNWTVFCRVYTPDHSYVTIRSRLSCRVGEILALVREKLQYSEDQPVQPGNLILVAVTSAGEKAVFRPSDEAVFTTLGVNTHLFACEPSELDSLLPLPEEIHWSPGDSKLHDMSAEEVANQLVAFDWELFSCVHEVEFMCYVFHGEQARWRPLNLELVLQRCSEVQHWVATEILQCQSLPKRIQLLRKFIKISALCKQQQDLLSFLAVVLGLDNPAVNRLRLTWEGLPGKFKKQFQQFESIADPSRNHKSYRDLITRLRPQLIPFTPLLLKDLTFLHESCKTFHGELVNFEKMHKVAEMVRTIRRYRSSQLAMDTETSPSHLQTKAYVRQLQVIDNQNXLFEMSCKLEPKDT